A single genomic interval of Dyella sp. GSA-30 harbors:
- a CDS encoding DoxX family protein, whose product MSAVRLFDTKASASTLLIRLLVGLVVFFPEGLQKLVFPAILGAGRFAKIGIPWPDVLGPFVGVVETTCGLLIILGLLTRLAAIPLIIVMVVAIVSTKVPMLLGHDFWIFHVAPLPRYGFWSMAHEARNDFGMLLGAIYLLIEGGGRGSVDAWLARRRHPTVSTAP is encoded by the coding sequence ATGAGCGCTGTACGACTCTTCGACACCAAAGCCAGCGCGTCAACGCTACTCATTCGCCTGCTGGTGGGCCTAGTGGTGTTCTTTCCCGAGGGCCTTCAAAAGCTCGTGTTTCCCGCCATTCTCGGAGCGGGACGTTTTGCGAAGATCGGCATTCCTTGGCCAGACGTGCTTGGTCCTTTCGTTGGCGTGGTCGAGACCACCTGCGGACTGCTGATCATTCTGGGCCTTCTCACTCGTCTCGCTGCCATTCCGCTGATCATCGTGATGGTTGTCGCGATCGTTTCAACGAAGGTACCGATGTTGCTGGGTCACGACTTCTGGATCTTCCACGTCGCTCCACTGCCGAGGTACGGGTTCTGGAGCATGGCGCACGAAGCGCGCAACGATTTCGGCATGTTGCTGGGCGCGATCTACCTTCTGATCGAGGGAGGTGGGCGTGGATCGGTGGATGCATGGCTCGCCCGCCGACGCCATCCCACAGTCAGCACTGCCCCTTAA
- a CDS encoding MerR family transcriptional regulator, producing MTYTIGSLAKVTEVHIETIRYYQRRGLVAEPAKPLGGIRRYDEAHASRLRFIKHAQTLGFSLDEVVDLLALEDGRHCREAEQLGANKLAMVRERIAQLQRVELALAALIDQCHCNAGQVRCPLIAALEQAA from the coding sequence ATGACCTACACGATCGGCAGCCTGGCCAAGGTCACCGAGGTCCACATCGAAACAATCCGCTATTACCAGCGGCGTGGCTTAGTCGCCGAGCCCGCCAAACCCTTGGGCGGGATTCGTCGCTACGACGAGGCCCATGCGAGCCGTCTGCGGTTCATTAAGCATGCGCAAACGCTGGGCTTCAGCCTGGATGAGGTCGTAGATCTACTGGCCTTGGAAGATGGGCGTCACTGCCGAGAAGCCGAGCAGCTGGGTGCGAACAAGTTGGCGATGGTCCGCGAACGTATCGCGCAACTGCAGCGTGTCGAACTCGCACTCGCTGCCCTGATCGATCAATGCCACTGCAATGCGGGTCAGGTGCGATGCCCGTTGATTGCCGCGCTGGAGCAAGCCGCGTAA
- a CDS encoding multicopper oxidase domain-containing protein: MSMDRRDFLKLGGLAAVATGLPEWTRQANAQAVPMAPPTGKADQTLRIARSLVELAPDHIVSTTTYNGQFPGPLLRLKEGQPVVLDVHNDTDVPEQLHLHGQTVPVGVDGAAEEGTPFIPPHGMRRLAFTPGPAGLRFYHTHVVAGSDLSLGQYSGQVGAIYIEPRQDPGAFDREVFLVLKEFDPFFSKGGDMAMDFLQPGARDHSLEERGETAMKQSLAGGTAHGYEVGYQAFAINGRMLGHGEPIRVKARERVMFHIINGSATEIRSLALPGHTFKVVALDGNPVPRPAEVPVLWLGTAERISAIVEMKHPGVWVMGDLADDDREHGMGIVVEYAGQHGKPRWEKPKPFAWDYRRFAKPDARAAEPDEIIEMTFAKQNAALGGFNRWTINDVAFDMKAMKPLFQLHHGRRYRLRMHNASDDIHPMHLHRHSFEITRIAGQLTSGVIKDVAMLGGYQTMEVDFIADQRGLSLFHCHMQLHMDFGFMALFDCT, encoded by the coding sequence ATGTCGATGGATCGTCGCGATTTCCTGAAACTAGGTGGCTTGGCCGCCGTGGCCACCGGTCTTCCTGAGTGGACCCGTCAAGCGAACGCTCAGGCTGTGCCGATGGCACCACCGACGGGTAAGGCAGACCAGACGCTGCGCATCGCCCGCAGTCTGGTGGAGCTTGCACCTGACCATATCGTCTCCACGACGACCTACAACGGCCAATTCCCCGGTCCACTCCTTCGACTCAAAGAAGGACAGCCTGTCGTCTTGGATGTCCACAACGACACGGATGTGCCTGAGCAACTTCATTTGCACGGGCAAACCGTGCCCGTCGGCGTGGATGGCGCCGCGGAAGAAGGCACACCCTTCATTCCGCCGCATGGCATGCGGCGCTTGGCGTTCACTCCGGGCCCGGCGGGGCTGCGCTTTTATCACACGCATGTCGTGGCCGGCAGCGACCTTTCCCTCGGCCAATACAGCGGCCAAGTGGGCGCCATCTACATCGAGCCGCGGCAGGACCCGGGCGCCTTTGACCGCGAAGTGTTCCTGGTCCTCAAAGAGTTCGACCCGTTCTTCAGCAAGGGCGGCGATATGGCCATGGACTTCTTGCAGCCGGGTGCTCGCGACCATTCGCTGGAAGAGCGCGGCGAGACCGCCATGAAGCAGTCATTGGCCGGTGGTACCGCGCACGGCTATGAGGTGGGCTATCAGGCATTTGCCATCAACGGCCGCATGCTGGGTCACGGTGAACCGATCCGGGTGAAAGCCCGTGAGCGCGTGATGTTCCACATCATCAACGGCAGTGCGACCGAGATCCGCAGCCTTGCCTTACCGGGCCACACCTTCAAGGTGGTCGCGTTGGATGGCAATCCGGTGCCGCGTCCCGCCGAGGTACCCGTGCTGTGGCTAGGCACCGCCGAGCGCATCAGCGCCATCGTGGAGATGAAACACCCGGGTGTCTGGGTGATGGGCGACCTGGCCGACGATGATCGCGAGCATGGCATGGGTATCGTCGTGGAATATGCCGGTCAGCACGGCAAGCCACGCTGGGAGAAGCCGAAACCCTTTGCCTGGGACTATCGGCGATTTGCCAAGCCCGATGCCCGCGCGGCGGAGCCTGACGAGATCATTGAGATGACGTTCGCCAAGCAGAATGCGGCCCTTGGCGGCTTTAACCGGTGGACGATCAATGACGTCGCCTTCGACATGAAGGCAATGAAGCCCCTGTTCCAGTTACACCACGGGCGGCGCTACCGACTTCGGATGCACAACGCCAGTGACGACATCCACCCGATGCATCTGCATCGGCACAGCTTCGAGATCACCCGCATTGCGGGGCAGCTGACCAGCGGCGTCATCAAGGATGTGGCGATGCTGGGCGGCTACCAAACCATGGAGGTGGACTTCATCGCCGATCAGCGAGGTCTGTCTCTGTTCCATTGCCACATGCAACTGCACATGGACTTCGGCTTCATGGCGTTGTTCGATTGCACATGA
- a CDS encoding PadR family transcriptional regulator, translated as MDDRDLYAGLIRLHVLHHAAQAPIYGQEMIEELAHHGYQLSPGTLYPVLHGLEKKGYLKSTQMREGKIARRMYKMTPRGRRALEGAKRKVRELFGELFHESDSGAER; from the coding sequence ATGGATGACCGGGATCTCTATGCCGGACTGATTCGACTGCATGTTCTGCATCATGCGGCCCAGGCGCCCATTTACGGTCAGGAAATGATCGAAGAGCTGGCTCATCACGGGTATCAGCTCAGCCCTGGCACCCTGTACCCCGTCCTCCACGGGCTTGAGAAGAAGGGTTATCTCAAGTCCACGCAGATGCGCGAGGGCAAGATCGCTCGGCGTATGTACAAAATGACCCCACGCGGTCGTCGGGCCCTGGAGGGAGCTAAGCGCAAAGTCCGCGAGCTATTCGGTGAACTTTTCCATGAATCCGATTCAGGAGCCGAACGATGA
- a CDS encoding class I SAM-dependent methyltransferase has translation MTHSPDNLKDRQHHWESVYQTKAADTVSWYRPHLERSLALIERVAPNRDTAIFDVGGGASTLVDDLLARGYRDLSVLDLSAEALNMARHRLGASADQVIWQVADLLDAPLPAARYDVWHDRAVFHFLVEAEQRAAYVRQLTHALKPGGYAVVATFGIAGPTKCSGLKTAHYDVPGLAQTLGDDFRLLDALSEEHRTPSGTTQSFLYALFQHP, from the coding sequence ATGACTCACTCGCCCGACAACCTCAAGGATCGCCAGCACCACTGGGAATCGGTCTATCAGACGAAGGCAGCCGACACTGTCAGCTGGTATCGACCGCATCTGGAGCGCTCGCTTGCCCTGATCGAACGGGTGGCGCCGAATCGGGATACGGCGATTTTTGATGTCGGTGGCGGCGCGTCGACCCTCGTCGACGATCTGCTTGCCCGTGGGTATCGCGATCTCAGTGTGCTGGACCTTTCGGCCGAGGCGCTGAATATGGCTCGCCACCGCCTCGGCGCATCCGCCGACCAGGTGATCTGGCAGGTCGCCGATCTGCTCGATGCTCCCTTGCCAGCTGCGCGCTACGACGTGTGGCATGACCGCGCGGTGTTTCACTTCTTGGTGGAGGCGGAGCAGCGCGCGGCGTACGTCCGGCAGCTCACCCATGCGCTCAAGCCTGGCGGATATGCAGTGGTAGCCACCTTCGGCATTGCCGGTCCCACCAAATGCAGCGGGCTGAAAACCGCACACTACGATGTCCCAGGTCTCGCCCAGACGCTTGGCGACGATTTCCGGTTGCTGGATGCACTGTCGGAAGAGCATCGAACGCCCTCTGGTACTACCCAGTCATTTCTCTACGCGCTGTTTCAACACCCCTGA
- the chrA gene encoding chromate efflux transporter: MDAPSTRTPPGHPLEVARVFLRLGLTSFGGPIAHIGYFHREFVERRRWVDEQHFGQLFALCQFLPGPASSQLGFSIGLLRAGWAGALAAFICFTLPSALLMFAFAEASSRLAGPWGQAVIHGLKLVAVAVVAQGVLGMARTLCPDRPRALMAAATVGLIALSPSAWMQLLVVAGGAVLGPWACRQVEAKVGETFALHYGPRTGTGFLVAYAVLLAIALLATPFLPPLGQVASAFYRTGALVFGGGHVVLPLLKQAVVDPGWITPDRFLAGYGAAQAVPGPMFTLSAYLGGELHGGQGGALGATVGLLAIFLPGLLMVSGALPFWRALAARTQAVRMLAGVNAVVVGLLAFALYDPVWVSAIRGSKDFAIALIAFVGLVASKWPPLLAVAWCVVASLLCVLLGA; this comes from the coding sequence ATGGACGCTCCATCTACCCGTACACCGCCTGGTCACCCCCTCGAAGTGGCGCGCGTTTTCCTCCGCCTGGGATTGACGTCCTTTGGCGGCCCCATCGCACACATCGGCTATTTCCACCGGGAGTTTGTGGAACGGCGCCGTTGGGTGGATGAACAACACTTCGGGCAGCTCTTTGCCCTGTGCCAGTTCCTTCCCGGACCCGCGAGCAGCCAACTCGGCTTTTCGATCGGCCTGCTGCGGGCCGGTTGGGCGGGTGCTCTGGCGGCTTTCATCTGCTTCACACTGCCCTCGGCGCTCCTGATGTTCGCTTTTGCGGAAGCGAGCAGCCGACTGGCTGGGCCCTGGGGGCAGGCGGTGATCCATGGCCTCAAATTGGTCGCCGTGGCGGTCGTCGCCCAAGGCGTGCTGGGCATGGCCCGCACGCTCTGTCCTGACCGGCCTCGTGCCCTCATGGCTGCGGCCACGGTCGGCCTCATTGCCCTCAGTCCGAGCGCCTGGATGCAATTGCTGGTGGTGGCCGGCGGTGCAGTGCTTGGTCCATGGGCCTGTCGGCAGGTCGAGGCAAAGGTGGGAGAAACGTTCGCTCTGCATTACGGACCCCGTACCGGCACGGGTTTCCTGGTCGCCTATGCAGTACTGCTGGCCATCGCGCTCCTGGCCACCCCCTTCTTGCCACCGCTGGGCCAGGTCGCTAGCGCTTTCTATCGCACCGGGGCTCTGGTCTTCGGCGGCGGCCACGTGGTGCTCCCGTTGCTGAAGCAAGCCGTGGTGGATCCGGGCTGGATCACGCCGGATCGGTTCCTGGCGGGTTACGGTGCCGCCCAGGCCGTTCCGGGGCCTATGTTCACCCTGTCGGCTTACCTCGGTGGCGAACTGCACGGTGGGCAAGGCGGCGCACTGGGTGCCACTGTTGGCCTGCTGGCTATCTTTCTGCCGGGTCTGCTGATGGTGTCAGGTGCTCTTCCGTTCTGGCGCGCACTGGCGGCTCGGACGCAGGCCGTGCGGATGCTCGCTGGTGTGAATGCTGTCGTGGTCGGCCTGCTGGCCTTCGCGCTTTACGATCCGGTATGGGTCAGCGCCATTCGAGGAAGCAAGGATTTCGCCATCGCGCTGATCGCCTTTGTCGGACTGGTTGCTTCCAAGTGGCCCCCACTACTAGCGGTCGCATGGTGCGTTGTCGCGTCTCTGCTCTGCGTTCTATTGGGTGCATAG